In the Trueperaceae bacterium genome, TCGTCGGCGTGCAGGCGCCTGTACTCGTCGACGGCTTCGTCGCGCAGGCCGATCACCATGCCTACGCGCTGGACCTTACGCTCACCGGGTTCGGGCATGCTGGTCCTCCTGTGGTCGGGCGTCGAGCCTGATCGAACCATGCCGAGCGCGACCCCGCCGCTCGCGCCGAGCTCCCCCTCTCTACCGGCGCCGCTCTTCGCGTTCCCGGGCGCAGGGTGGTCTACTCCGTCGCTCCGACGTACCTGGCCCTCGGCCGTATCACCCGGTCAGACGTGTACTGCTCCATCACATGCGCGATGATGCCGGCGGTTCGACCTATCGCGACCAACCCGTGGATCGCGTCTTGGGGTAGACCTAGTATCGGCTCCGACACCGCTAGCGCGAAGTCCACGCGCGGGTGCTCGTGCGAGGCTAGCTCTATCAGCCTGGACGTTTCCTGGAGAAGAGGGTAGTGCTTCGTCCCGGAGAGGTTGTCCATCAGCGTCAGCACCCGCGGATCTGGCCCGGCGTAAAGGCGGCGGTACGGGTTGTGTACGCCGGGGATGTTGCCGCTGCGGCGCAGGTAGCGCCGGATCACGGTCTCCGGGTCACCCGTGGCTATCACCTCGTTGAAGAAGGCCTTGGCCTCCGACACCTGGCCGAAGAGGTGGCGGTACCCCTGTAAGGAAGCCAGACCGGCCATCAACGATTGATAGAGGGTCGCGCCCGCGCTGGCGGCACAGCGCGCGGTGAACGTGGCGATGTTCAGTTCATGGTCGGCGACCACGATCAGCAGGGTCTCCAGTCGTTTCCGATCGGCTTCCCATGCGCTAGCGAGGGTCGAGCTGACGCTACCGTGGTACGTGCGCCCAGTGCTCAGATAGACGAGGTAGAGCATCAACTCGATGGCACTCGGTGTCAACAGTGCTGCCGTCGTACCGTAGGCCCGTAGGTTCCGGTGCTCGAGGACGGGGAGGATGGTCTGCATGCGCTCGATCGGTGTCATGCTCTCGTCCAACCGATCGACGAGCGTGAGGTCGATGTCTCCCAGCCACTGCTCCCGGGGTGGGGGCAGCTGGTCGCCTTGCCGGTCGCCTGTCCACAGGAACTGAGCGACCTGCTCGAAGCAGAAGTTGCGCGACAGCTCGCGTGAGCTGATCCCCCGGTACGAATGCTCCGTCTCGGTGATCTGGGATATCGCCGTGGTCAGGATCGGCGTGCCGAACTCGATGACCTCGGTCGCGGCCCGATCGGGGTCTTTGCGAAAGCTGGTCCTATGCTTGAACGCCAACAACTCCCCCTTGTGGTACACGCGCGCGCGGCTGCGTGGCGAGACCGCTCTGGAGTGCAGCATGCCGCGGCTGACGTACGAGTAGAGCGTGGCCTTGCTGACACCGAGGAGCTCGGCCGCCTCGTCTGCGCTCAGGCTGTCGTCGTTCATGGCACAGGGTACCAGAAAACGCATGGATCACTTGATCATCAATCAAGATTGACAGCACTTCTGGGCCGGTGCAATCCTCTCGCAACATGCAAGCCAACATGCACGCGACAAACTTGATGTTCGGTGCTCGTCGCCTGGCTAACGAGGTGGCAGGCGTAGAAGCGGGCGAGAGGGCGTTGGTGATCATCGATTCGGCGACGGACGAGAGCATCGCTGCGGCCCTTGAAGCAGCCCTTCAGGAGGTCGGTGCCGAGGTCACGGTGTTGGGCACCGAGCGCGCCAAGACCGACTCCGGCGAACCGCCCCCGGAGGTCGCACGGGCGATGGTTACGGCTGACGTCGTGTTCCTCGCCGTGCAAGTGTCCCTCACCCACACCGAGGCGGTGAAGGCGGTCTGCGCCTCGGGCGGGCGTGTGGCAGCCCTGACGCAGTGGGTGCCGGAGATGCTCGTAGGCGGTGGCATCGAGGCCGACTTCCGCGCCATCGAACCGACCGTCCTGCGCATGGCGGCGATCTGGGACGAGGGCTCCAGCGTGCGGGTGACGAGTGAGGCGGGCACCGACATCACGTTGAACATCGAGGGCCGGTTCGGTACCCCCCATGCCAAGACCGGCGTGGTCCGGCCGGGGACGTTCCACCCGATACCCGACATCGAGTCGCCCGTATCACCCGTCACGGGCGACGGCATCATCGTCTGTGACGCGAGCATCCCCTACCTTGGCATCGGGGTGTTGACGGAGCCCGTGACCTTGATCGTGCGAGGCGGCAAGGTGGTCGACATCTCCGGCGGCTGGGCGGCCGACCGCGTACGGGGTTCCTGGCAGGCGCTGGAAGATCCGAACGTCTACAACCTCGCCGAGATCGGCATCGGCATGAACCCGCACTGCCGTCTTACGGGTCGCATGCTGGAGGACGAGGGGGTCGCCACCACCTGCCACTTCGGCATAGGGACCAGCAACACCTTGGGTGGGACCATCAAGGCCAAGTGCCACTACGACTTCATCGTCCAGCACCCCACCATCTCCGTCGACGGCCGCGTGGTGATGGACGCCGGCTCACTTCACGTGTGAGTAGGTAGGAGGAGAGATGGCCATGCCCCCAGCCGAGTTGGGCGTTCCCCAAGCGAGGACGGCGCGCTCCCGTTCCGCCGTCAGCGCCTTGCTGAGGCAGTTCGCCAGGAGCAGAACGGCTGTCATGGGGCTGGTCATCTTCTCTGTGATCGTGCTTGTCTCGGTCTTCGCACCCTTCATCGCTACACATCCACCGCAGCAGATCGTGCCGGCCGAGAGGCTGCAGGCTCCCTCCAGAAGCCATCTGCTAGGCACCGACAACCTAGGCAGGGACGTCTTCAGCCGCGTCGTGTACGGGGGGCGCACGTCGTTGTCCATAGCCGCCGTCGTAGTGGTGATCACCGGTGTTATCGGCACGGCGCTGGGCCTCATCTCGGGTTTCTATCGGCGCATCGACGGCGTCCTGATGCGGTTCATGGATGGCCTGATGGCGATCCCAACGCTGCTCCTGGCGATCGCCCTCATCGGCGTGCTCGGCCCCAACTCGGTCAACCTCGTCATCGCGCTCAGCGTCGTGTACGTCCCACGGGTCGCCCGCATCGCCAGAGCCACGACCTTGCAGGTCCGAGGTCTCAGCTACGTCGAGGCGGCCCGTGCCTTGGGCGGCCTCGACCGCCGCCTCGTGTTTCGCCACATCGCCCCGAACGCACTGGGTTCGATCAACGTGCAGCTGACGTTCGTCTTCGCGTACGCGGTCTTATCCGAGGCCGCGTTGAGCTTCCTGGGAGTGGGCGCGCCACCGGAGGTCCCGACGTGGGGCAACATCCTCAGCGAGGGCCGGGCTTACATGATCCTGTCCCCATGGATCGCGTTCTACCCCGGCGTGGCGATCATGCTCACCGTGCTGGGCCTGAACCTGATGGGAGACGGCTTGCGTGACCTCCTCGACCCGCGACTGGTCCGCGGCACGGGAGGAGGTGGGGGCTGATGTGAGGCGTGAGACGGCGGTTCCGGGCGGCCGAGCCGATATGCGGGAACCAGAAGAAGCGCCGATGGCCTCAACCACGACGGATCGACACCACGCGGTAACGACCACCCCAGCTAGCGATTCGCGGGAACGAAGGGAAAGCGATGAAAGCAGCATCTAGCCCACCCACACTACGCACGACGGCCAGCGGGTTGCCGGGCCGGGCCGTCCTCTTCCGCCTCAGGCTCCTGATCGCGGTCTGCGCGCTGGCCTGTACTTGGGCTCTCGCGCAGCCGCCGCAGCGACTCATCGACTACGCCGCTGCCGTCGGCGTTCATCCGGAAGACCCACGCATCCCGAACGTCGGAACGCCGCGCTTCGGCGGGGTCTTCACCTACGCGCATAATGAGACCTTGGCGTCGCTCGACGCTCACAAGAGCGCGGCGGCTACCACCGTGACGCTGAACATCCATTTCGCCGAGGGCCTGTTCGCGCTCGACGCCACCGGGACCAGCCGACCCGATCTGGTGGACAGCTACACCGTCAGCGATGACGGCACCGTCTACACCTTCTCCTTGCGTCAGGGGGTTCCGTTCCACAACGGTGAGATCCTCGGTGCCGCCGACGTGGTCGCGTCGCTGCAGCGCTGGTTCGGCGGAACGTTGGGCAGCCAGGCCGCGCGCTACATCAGCGAGCTCAACGTCGTGGACCAGTACACCGTGGAGATGGTGCTCACCGAGCCATACCCCTTCATCATCTACCAGCTCACCGTGCCCCAGACCAGCGGGGCGTACATCTACCCTCGCTCACAGATCGAGGCGGTGGGCGACGGGACCATCGACACGCCGATCGCCACCGGACCCTACTACGTGGCCGACGTCCGAGAAGGCGACTACGTGCGCTTGGTGCGCTTCGACGACTACGTAGGACGCGTCGAGCCCCCCTCCGGTTTCGCGGGTGGCAGAGTCGCGTACCTAGACGAGATCATCATCCAGACGGTCCCCGACGCCATCGTTCGCATGGCCGGTGTCGAGACGGGGCAGTTCGACAAGGCGCACAACGCCACCAACGACATGTACTCGCTGTACGCCAACCGTCCTGACATCAGGCCCCGTATCGCGATGGGCAGCTTCGCCACCGCGCAGTTCAACAAACGCCAAGGTCCGATGACTGACCAGCGGCTACGCCTGGCGTTCAACTACGCGATCGACGTGCGCCAGATCGTGGCGGCTGCCGGACCGCCCGAGTTCACCGAGGCCAACTCCTCGTTGGCGCCGCGGGACGATCCTTGGTACACCCCCGTGGGCGAGGAGGTATACCTCGGCTACGACCCCGAGTACGCGAGGGCCCTGCTGGCCGAGGCCGGATACAACGGCGAGCCGATCAGATGGTTGGTCGACCCGTCCGTGGCGTCCTACTACACCTCGGCCCAGGTAGCCGTGCCGATGCTCGAAGCGGTCGGCTTCAACATCCAGTTGGTGCCGATGGATGCGGCCACGCTCCGCACCATGCGCAACGACGAGACGGCGTACGAGGTCTACGCCCAGGGGCTCGGGTGGCGTGCCGACCCTGCGGCGCTGACCAACCTCTCAGACAGCAATCCGGGCTGGTGGGTCACCGAAGAGAAGACCCGCATCCTGGAGGCGATGAGGCTCGAGCAGGACTTCGATAAGCGCTACGCCCTCTGGGAGGAGTTGCACGCGCACATGTATGACTACATGCCTGCAGTGAAGTTCGAGACCTTCGGATCGCTGAGCCTGGAGCGCGCTGCCTACAGTGGGGCCTTCCAGGCCTGGGCCTACGTCGACTTCATCAACACCTGGCTGAACGACTGACACGCCGAGCGTGCCCGCTCCCCCGCACGGGGAGCGGGCACGTCTTCCGCCGCTACCGGGGTTCCACGTGGAGAGCTGCTGAGATCAGATGAGCGTGTACTTGCTACGTCGCCTCGTGGCGCTGCTACCGGTCCTTGCCGTGGTCGGCCTCGTCGGGTTCAGCCTCGTGCATCTCGCGCCGGGCGACCCAGCTGCGACTCTTGTCGGCGACGACGCGTCCGAAGAGGTCCTGCAGCAGATGCGCGAGCGTCTCGGCCTCGACCGGCCGCTGGGAACCCAGTTCTTCACGTGGGTGGGTAACGCCATCACGGGCAACCTGGGAACCTCGCTATACACCGGACGTCAGGTCCTGCCGAGCATCGTCTCGCGGCTCGAGCCTACGCTGATGCTCACCGCCATGAGCCTCGTGGTCGCCCTCCTCAATGGTGTGGTCGCGGGCGCCGCCAGCGCCATCTATCGCAACACCGTGCTCGACCAGGCCGTTCTCGTGGTCTCGCTGTTCGCGGCCGCGATGCCTAGCTTCTGGCTCGGCATCAACCTGATCCTGCTCTTCTCGGTGACCCTGAGGCTCTTCCCTGTCGCGGGGTACGTCCCACTCTCACAAGGACTGCTCGGAACCGTCCACTCCCTGATGCTGCCGGCCCTCGCGCTCGGCTTGAGCCAGGCCGCGATCATCACTCGCATGACCCGCACGACCATGCTCGAGGTGCTCGGGCTCGACTTCGTGCGCACCGCCAAGGCCAAAGGGCTCAGACAGCGGTCGGTGATCTTCCGCCACGCTCTGCGCAACGCCCTGGTCTCGATCGTCACCGTCGTCGGCGTGGCGGTCACCGTACTGCTCAGCGGCTCCATCGTGGTCGAGAGCGTGTTCGGCCTTCCCGGCCTCGGACGCATGATGATCGAGGCCGTGCAGAGGCGCGACTACCCCGTCATCCAAGGGATGCTCGTCTTCGTGGCCGGGGTCAACGTGATCGTGAACCTGGTCGTCGACATCCTCTACGTGTTCATCGATCCACGTATCGAGTACGTGTAGGCCGTACGGACCTCCCGTTCGGCGTGCCCCGAAGGAGAGTCACCAGATGAGCAGGATCCTGAGCTACTTCCAGGAGCGCAAGGGCGCTCTCATCGACGGTCTGCGGCAGATGGTCGAGATCGAGTCGCCGACCCTCGAGCCGCAGCGCGTGAACGCCATGGGAGAGCATGTCAAGGAGAGGCTGCGCTCACTGGGGGCCAGCGTGGAGGTCGACACGCAGACCGAACGCGGTCACAACGTGATAGGCAGGTTCGGGGACCCGGCCATGGGCGATCCGGTCCTGATGATCGGGCATACGGACACGGTATGGAAGGTGGGGACCCTCGAGGAGCGCCCGTTCCGTGTGGACGGCAACCGCGCCTTCGGGCCCGGAGCCGCAGACATGAAGTCGGGCTTGATCATCATGCTCGCCGTCCTGGAGGCCATCAACGACCTCCAGCTTCCGCTGCCCAAGCCCCTGACCCTGATCTTCAACTCCGACGAGGAGATGCAGAGCCTCTACTCGCGCGAGCTGATCGAGAAGGAGGCCCGCAAGAGCTTCTGCTCGCTGGCCTTCGAAGGTACCCGCGACCTTAACGCCTTCACCACCAGCCGTAAGGCGTCGGGCCGCTTCACGGTGCGGGCGAAGGGTAAGTCTGCGCATGCGGCCAGCGGTCTGAGGGAGGGTGTCAACGCCATAGAGGAGCTGGCCCACCAGGTCACCAAGGTTCAGGGATTGACGGATTTCGGCACCGGAACCACCATCAACGTCGGCACTATCGCGGGGGGTGACAGGCCGAACATCATCCCGGACTGGGCCGAGATGGTGCTCAGTGTGCGTGCGGTCACCACCGGGGAGATGGGACGCATCGAGCAGGTTCTCAGGAGCCTCGAACCGCACTTGGCAGGTGCCGAGATCTCGGTCTCGGGCGGCTTCCATCGCCCACCTCTCGAGGAGACGGAGGCCAGTAAGCGGTTGCTCGGGCGGCTGCGCGAGGTGGCCTCCGAGTTTGGCATCGATGCTAGAGGTGAGCTAGGTGGAGGCGCCGGCGATGCGAACCTCACGTCTGCAGTCGGTTGCCCTTCGATCGACAGCATGGGCGCGGTCGGGTTCGGCGCGCACAGCGTGGACGAGCACATCCTCATCGACGAGCTACCGGCTCGAGCGGCGGTCGCAACGCGGTTCATCACGTCCTTGTGAGCTGACTGCGAGGTTCGTTCCGCCTGGCCGGCCGATCTCCGCTACTCCCGACCCTTCACGTACCGATCGAACCACTCGAGTTCCTCCGCAGCGACGTGCAGGACCGACTCGTATGCGTGGAGGTAGTGGTTCTCATACGGCAGCAGGATCAGCTTGGAC is a window encoding:
- a CDS encoding citrate synthase family protein encodes the protein MNDDSLSADEAAELLGVSKATLYSYVSRGMLHSRAVSPRSRARVYHKGELLAFKHRTSFRKDPDRAATEVIEFGTPILTTAISQITETEHSYRGISSRELSRNFCFEQVAQFLWTGDRQGDQLPPPREQWLGDIDLTLVDRLDESMTPIERMQTILPVLEHRNLRAYGTTAALLTPSAIELMLYLVYLSTGRTYHGSVSSTLASAWEADRKRLETLLIVVADHELNIATFTARCAASAGATLYQSLMAGLASLQGYRHLFGQVSEAKAFFNEVIATGDPETVIRRYLRRSGNIPGVHNPYRRLYAGPDPRVLTLMDNLSGTKHYPLLQETSRLIELASHEHPRVDFALAVSEPILGLPQDAIHGLVAIGRTAGIIAHVMEQYTSDRVIRPRARYVGATE
- a CDS encoding ABC transporter permease; the protein is MGLVIFSVIVLVSVFAPFIATHPPQQIVPAERLQAPSRSHLLGTDNLGRDVFSRVVYGGRTSLSIAAVVVVITGVIGTALGLISGFYRRIDGVLMRFMDGLMAIPTLLLAIALIGVLGPNSVNLVIALSVVYVPRVARIARATTLQVRGLSYVEAARALGGLDRRLVFRHIAPNALGSINVQLTFVFAYAVLSEAALSFLGVGAPPEVPTWGNILSEGRAYMILSPWIAFYPGVAIMLTVLGLNLMGDGLRDLLDPRLVRGTGGGGG
- a CDS encoding ABC transporter substrate-binding protein, coding for MKAASSPPTLRTTASGLPGRAVLFRLRLLIAVCALACTWALAQPPQRLIDYAAAVGVHPEDPRIPNVGTPRFGGVFTYAHNETLASLDAHKSAAATTVTLNIHFAEGLFALDATGTSRPDLVDSYTVSDDGTVYTFSLRQGVPFHNGEILGAADVVASLQRWFGGTLGSQAARYISELNVVDQYTVEMVLTEPYPFIIYQLTVPQTSGAYIYPRSQIEAVGDGTIDTPIATGPYYVADVREGDYVRLVRFDDYVGRVEPPSGFAGGRVAYLDEIIIQTVPDAIVRMAGVETGQFDKAHNATNDMYSLYANRPDIRPRIAMGSFATAQFNKRQGPMTDQRLRLAFNYAIDVRQIVAAAGPPEFTEANSSLAPRDDPWYTPVGEEVYLGYDPEYARALLAEAGYNGEPIRWLVDPSVASYYTSAQVAVPMLEAVGFNIQLVPMDAATLRTMRNDETAYEVYAQGLGWRADPAALTNLSDSNPGWWVTEEKTRILEAMRLEQDFDKRYALWEELHAHMYDYMPAVKFETFGSLSLERAAYSGAFQAWAYVDFINTWLND
- a CDS encoding ABC transporter permease — its product is MSVYLLRRLVALLPVLAVVGLVGFSLVHLAPGDPAATLVGDDASEEVLQQMRERLGLDRPLGTQFFTWVGNAITGNLGTSLYTGRQVLPSIVSRLEPTLMLTAMSLVVALLNGVVAGAASAIYRNTVLDQAVLVVSLFAAAMPSFWLGINLILLFSVTLRLFPVAGYVPLSQGLLGTVHSLMLPALALGLSQAAIITRMTRTTMLEVLGLDFVRTAKAKGLRQRSVIFRHALRNALVSIVTVVGVAVTVLLSGSIVVESVFGLPGLGRMMIEAVQRRDYPVIQGMLVFVAGVNVIVNLVVDILYVFIDPRIEYV
- a CDS encoding M20 family metallopeptidase; protein product: MSRILSYFQERKGALIDGLRQMVEIESPTLEPQRVNAMGEHVKERLRSLGASVEVDTQTERGHNVIGRFGDPAMGDPVLMIGHTDTVWKVGTLEERPFRVDGNRAFGPGAADMKSGLIIMLAVLEAINDLQLPLPKPLTLIFNSDEEMQSLYSRELIEKEARKSFCSLAFEGTRDLNAFTTSRKASGRFTVRAKGKSAHAASGLREGVNAIEELAHQVTKVQGLTDFGTGTTINVGTIAGGDRPNIIPDWAEMVLSVRAVTTGEMGRIEQVLRSLEPHLAGAEISVSGGFHRPPLEETEASKRLLGRLREVASEFGIDARGELGGGAGDANLTSAVGCPSIDSMGAVGFGAHSVDEHILIDELPARAAVATRFITSL